A window from Mycolicibacterium tokaiense encodes these proteins:
- a CDS encoding UDP binding domain-containing protein encodes MPRTHQFLVTLTVHTNKINPTTAPQATSARSMTTAYPVVVIPRDGQHLRESPIVDVIEHLIGKGYELKLYDSNVSLAALTGANRDYILNHIPHISGLMVETIDEVADFAEVIVIGNGADEFKSAVASSRQGQVVVDLVRVTDDTSADDYDGICW; translated from the coding sequence GTGCCGCGCACCCATCAGTTCCTCGTCACACTGACGGTGCACACGAACAAGATCAACCCGACGACGGCGCCACAGGCCACATCAGCACGCTCAATGACGACCGCATACCCCGTCGTCGTCATCCCGAGAGACGGTCAACACCTGCGAGAGTCTCCGATCGTTGATGTCATCGAGCACCTGATCGGTAAGGGCTACGAACTCAAACTCTATGACAGCAACGTGAGTCTGGCCGCTCTTACCGGAGCTAATCGTGACTACATCTTGAATCATATTCCGCACATCTCGGGCTTGATGGTAGAGACCATCGATGAAGTGGCGGATTTTGCCGAAGTCATTGTTATTGGCAATGGCGCCGACGAATTCAAGTCTGCAGTCGCGAGTTCGCGGCAAGGGCAAGTTGTCGTCGACCTGGTACGAGTCACCGATGACACGAGTGCCGACGACTACGACGGAATTTGTTGGTGA
- a CDS encoding glycosyltransferase family 4 protein, which translates to MWQEATTLHAHGWQVSIICPTGKGYQKTFEEIDGIEIHRYRLPTEGDGALSYLAEYSSALWNTFRLAIKVRRRRGFDVIHACNPPDFLFLVAAFFKLFGKTRFVFDHHDINPELYEAKFGRRDLLWKVMIWLERATFKTADVSIATNESYRKIAIDRGRMDPDRVFVVRSGPVVERLRIQPPKAELKCGRNFLVGYVGVMGKQEGIDLLLEAVRVIVHDTGRRDVHFGLVGSGTSLAEMQQLAVELNVSDYVTFTGRVPDDELLDVLNTSDVCVNPDVANEMNDKSTMNKIMEYMALGKPIVQFDLAEGRYSAGEASLYAAKNDPHDMARKIVELLDDPERRAQMGAFGHKRVHNELAWQYEVPKLLQAYEAVMTDGR; encoded by the coding sequence GTGTGGCAGGAGGCCACTACACTGCATGCGCATGGTTGGCAGGTGAGCATCATCTGTCCAACCGGCAAGGGCTACCAGAAGACTTTCGAAGAGATCGATGGAATCGAGATCCATCGGTACCGACTGCCCACCGAGGGCGACGGCGCGCTCAGCTATCTGGCGGAGTATTCGTCTGCACTGTGGAACACATTCCGGCTGGCCATCAAAGTTCGGCGGCGCCGGGGGTTTGACGTCATCCACGCGTGCAATCCGCCGGACTTTCTCTTCCTTGTCGCCGCCTTTTTCAAACTATTTGGAAAAACGCGGTTTGTCTTCGATCATCACGACATCAATCCGGAGTTATACGAAGCCAAATTCGGCCGTCGCGACCTTCTGTGGAAGGTGATGATCTGGCTGGAACGGGCAACTTTTAAAACAGCAGACGTGTCGATCGCGACCAATGAGTCGTATCGTAAAATCGCCATCGACAGAGGTCGTATGGATCCAGATCGTGTGTTTGTGGTCCGTAGCGGACCCGTGGTGGAAAGGCTGAGGATCCAGCCGCCCAAAGCAGAATTGAAGTGCGGTAGGAATTTCCTCGTTGGATATGTCGGCGTCATGGGTAAGCAGGAAGGCATCGACCTCCTGCTGGAGGCCGTCCGGGTGATCGTTCACGACACGGGTCGACGCGACGTGCACTTTGGATTGGTGGGGAGCGGTACCTCGTTGGCGGAGATGCAGCAGCTGGCGGTCGAGCTAAATGTTTCGGACTACGTGACCTTTACCGGAAGAGTGCCCGACGATGAGTTGCTCGACGTTCTGAACACGTCGGATGTGTGCGTCAACCCCGATGTTGCGAATGAAATGAACGACAAGTCCACGATGAACAAGATCATGGAGTACATGGCACTGGGCAAGCCCATCGTGCAGTTCGATCTCGCAGAGGGTCGTTACTCCGCGGGCGAGGCTTCTCTGTATGCGGCAAAGAACGACCCGCATGACATGGCGAGAAAGATCGTCGAGCTGCTCGACGATCCGGAGCGTCGTGCGCAGATGGGAGCTTTTGGTCATAAGCGCGTTCACAACGAGTTGGCCTGGCAGTACGAGGTGCCCAAGCTACTTCAGGCTTACGAAGCTGTCATGACGGATGGCCGCTGA
- a CDS encoding heparin lyase I family protein, whose amino-acid sequence MKRASRAIAPAVSVVVVMLLFFGPAGVVAASPVSFVGDYSTGDFSQWVAVQNESYAGRAGGFDSNSTASIVEDGKYGHAARFEVKPGDPNEHGTQRSEVMGGPETGGTEGEVMWYQFATKFHTDFPMNHADLGQGITNQWWGVSHAGPPLAWSVGKKNGYWSLQVQKQSAPGEYERSFTIFHTPLDVGNWHDVTMQIRWSASDDRGWIRLWHNGQRQTFVDGSDTFRVRTLIPDTKTVRYKEGYYRDQSRDMPSGVVYHAGFRCGPEDPPL is encoded by the coding sequence GTGAAACGGGCATCCCGAGCCATCGCGCCGGCAGTGTCGGTAGTCGTCGTGATGTTGCTCTTCTTCGGGCCCGCAGGTGTCGTTGCTGCATCACCGGTGAGCTTTGTAGGTGACTACAGCACAGGCGACTTCAGCCAGTGGGTGGCCGTTCAGAACGAGTCGTACGCTGGCCGTGCCGGTGGCTTCGATTCGAATTCCACAGCGAGCATCGTCGAAGACGGCAAGTACGGGCACGCGGCCCGTTTCGAGGTTAAACCCGGCGATCCGAACGAGCACGGAACCCAGCGTTCAGAAGTCATGGGTGGTCCCGAAACGGGCGGTACCGAAGGCGAAGTGATGTGGTACCAGTTCGCCACCAAGTTCCACACCGATTTCCCTATGAATCACGCCGACCTCGGCCAAGGCATCACCAATCAATGGTGGGGCGTCTCCCACGCCGGACCGCCACTGGCGTGGTCGGTCGGCAAGAAGAACGGTTATTGGTCACTCCAGGTGCAGAAGCAATCTGCCCCGGGCGAGTACGAGCGTTCATTCACCATATTCCACACCCCGCTTGATGTTGGAAATTGGCATGACGTGACCATGCAGATCCGCTGGTCTGCGTCAGACGACAGAGGCTGGATCCGCCTTTGGCACAATGGCCAACGCCAAACCTTCGTAGACGGCTCGGACACATTTCGCGTCCGCACCCTCATCCCCGACACCAAAACAGTCCGCTACAAAGAGGGCTATTACCGGGATCAGTCTCGGGACATGCCCTCGGGGGTCGTCTACCATGCGGGTTTCCGGTGCGGCCCCGAAGACCCACCGCTCTAG
- a CDS encoding FkbM family methyltransferase, whose amino-acid sequence MELKKAIRTAQTYAGPLVDVKAWGQRKLRQVRHAPSDSCYRAFEKLPISAGQQFLDIGANRGQTIDSLRLYHKSAAVVAFEPNPVLAARLSKRYENDPNVTIHAFGLGDENGFFELFVPYYRGFMFDGLASFDYDSAHGWLNARRIYGFDEKHLKIERQRCEIRRWDEVGTTPDLIKIDVQGFEATVLRGGLETIRKDRPIFLLENNKEPTHEEILFAEDYRRAAYADGKITLDQIGKKNTFYLPQEKVESVKVRFG is encoded by the coding sequence GTGGAATTGAAGAAGGCAATTCGGACAGCGCAAACCTACGCTGGTCCACTGGTTGACGTGAAAGCGTGGGGACAACGCAAGTTACGCCAGGTCAGGCATGCACCCTCGGATTCCTGTTACCGGGCTTTCGAGAAGCTTCCCATCTCGGCCGGGCAACAGTTCCTTGACATCGGGGCGAACCGAGGACAAACCATTGACTCTCTCCGGCTCTACCACAAGTCCGCGGCGGTTGTTGCCTTCGAACCCAATCCGGTGCTGGCCGCACGGCTTAGTAAACGCTACGAGAACGACCCTAACGTAACGATTCATGCCTTCGGCCTGGGCGACGAGAACGGATTCTTCGAACTCTTCGTTCCGTACTACCGCGGTTTCATGTTCGATGGATTGGCGTCGTTCGACTACGACTCCGCCCACGGTTGGCTCAACGCACGTCGGATCTACGGCTTCGATGAGAAGCATCTCAAAATCGAGCGACAACGTTGTGAGATTCGACGTTGGGACGAAGTGGGCACCACACCGGATCTCATCAAGATCGACGTACAGGGATTTGAGGCAACCGTCCTCAGAGGAGGTCTTGAAACCATACGAAAAGACCGCCCGATATTCCTTCTCGAGAACAACAAAGAACCGACCCACGAAGAGATCTTGTTTGCCGAAGACTACCGACGCGCGGCTTACGCCGACGGAAAGATCACTCTTGATCAGATCGGAAAGAAAAACACGTTCTACCTTCCACAAGAGAAGGTCGAATCAGTCAAGGTCAGGTTCGGCTAG